The Peribacillus simplex genome contains a region encoding:
- a CDS encoding alpha/beta hydrolase, producing the protein MLDYERSLSLDFEESSYIEKDGYTVRDVSYLSPYGGKVPAYLVVPKTDGPFPAVVFMHPGQGNRTTFLSEAEALALKGIVSLLIAAPAMRNDYPKDLSEEQMLNLMVETITNIGQYTQTVIDIQRGVDLLFSLENIDINRLAYIGHSLGATWGGVLAGVEERIKSYVLMAGFSSVSEWHKTSEHPLATLIRAKLSREQFNKFISELEPLDAIHYINKATPASLLFQFVHDDEFVPKHQADTFYSVASSPKEISWYKTDHLFTSCDSAYQERTKWIIKQLGLNNN; encoded by the coding sequence TTGCTTGATTATGAGCGTTCTTTGTCGTTAGATTTCGAGGAATCTTCGTATATTGAAAAGGATGGTTATACGGTTAGAGATGTGTCTTATTTAAGTCCGTATGGTGGTAAAGTACCCGCATATCTGGTCGTTCCAAAAACAGACGGACCTTTTCCAGCAGTTGTTTTTATGCATCCAGGTCAAGGCAACCGAACAACATTTTTGTCAGAAGCTGAAGCTTTAGCTTTAAAAGGTATAGTTTCTCTTTTAATCGCTGCACCTGCCATGCGAAACGATTATCCAAAAGATTTATCTGAGGAACAGATGTTAAATCTCATGGTAGAGACAATAACTAATATTGGACAATATACTCAGACAGTTATTGACATTCAAAGGGGAGTTGACCTTCTTTTTAGTTTAGAAAATATTGATATAAATCGTCTTGCCTATATTGGACATAGTTTGGGGGCTACTTGGGGTGGAGTTCTCGCTGGCGTCGAAGAACGTATTAAATCATATGTTTTAATGGCTGGATTCTCTAGTGTGTCTGAGTGGCATAAAACGAGTGAGCATCCATTAGCGACATTGATTCGTGCCAAGCTTTCAAGAGAGCAGTTTAATAAATTTATTTCAGAATTGGAACCATTAGATGCAATTCATTATATAAATAAAGCTACGCCTGCATCACTGTTATTTCAATTTGTTCATGATGACGAATTTGTACCAAAACATCAAGCAGATACATTCTATTCTGTTGCAAGTTCACCAAAGGAAATTTCTTGGTATAAAACTGATCATCTGTTTACGAGTTGCGATTCTGCCTATCAAGAGCGTACAAAATGGATTATCAAGCAATTAGGACTTAACAATAATTAA
- a CDS encoding PhzF family phenazine biosynthesis protein, giving the protein MNNQFYFINAFTKEEFKGNPAVIVFLREKRSEEWMKSLAKEFNQPITTFISIKNGNKYQLRWFTPTKEIDLCGHGTLGAAHILWSEGFSSSESTINFYTQSGLLRAELSEQQIILSFNIKESTQTEVTEKLKRVIDCPIKGTAWAEDRYILELENQDMVHNVTPNFEAIRELEGPGIIITSRGSDKYDFVSRYFAPKIGINEDYVTGSAHCALASYWSDLLNKKEFTAYQDSERGGEIKLKIKGEKVELIGDCVTLLKGHLYN; this is encoded by the coding sequence ATGAATAACCAATTTTATTTTATTAATGCTTTTACTAAAGAAGAATTTAAGGGAAATCCTGCAGTAATAGTTTTCTTGAGAGAAAAAAGATCAGAAGAGTGGATGAAATCCTTAGCAAAAGAATTCAATCAACCTATCACAACTTTTATTTCAATAAAAAATGGAAATAAATATCAGCTTAGATGGTTTACACCCACTAAAGAGATTGATTTATGTGGGCATGGTACATTAGGAGCTGCTCATATTCTGTGGAGTGAGGGTTTTTCTTCATCAGAGTCAACAATTAACTTTTATACTCAATCAGGCCTCCTTCGAGCTGAGCTATCAGAACAGCAAATAATTCTGAGCTTTAATATAAAAGAATCAACTCAAACAGAAGTGACTGAGAAATTAAAACGAGTTATTGATTGCCCCATAAAAGGTACTGCTTGGGCAGAAGATCGGTACATTTTAGAACTGGAAAATCAGGATATGGTTCATAACGTAACGCCTAATTTTGAAGCAATTAGAGAACTAGAGGGTCCGGGTATAATTATTACTAGTCGTGGATCAGATAAGTATGACTTTGTATCAAGGTATTTTGCTCCGAAAATAGGAATTAACGAAGACTACGTAACTGGTTCTGCACACTGCGCATTAGCTTCATATTGGAGTGATCTCTTAAATAAAAAAGAATTTACGGCATATCAAGATTCAGAGCGTGGGGGTGAAATAAAACTAAAGATAAAAGGAGAAAAAGTTGAGTTAATTGGAGACTGTGTAACTTTACTGAAAGGACATCTATATAATTAG
- a CDS encoding DMT family transporter has translation MTNFMYIFCLIVWGLNFIAVKIQGTPVSLELSLTYRLVMTAFLFLVLVWFLKPKGRPQRKDIPFIIVFGVCNFALSYLCLYYATILSSAAIVTLIFSLKVILTPIALRVFLKEKLHSRVFLGGILGVFGVCVIIYPTLNNFQGLTDLKGIMIALLGTILTAIGDASSARNAKLKVDPTYANAIGFTVGSVLMGAIVLFQGQKIILPTTVTYLSALLYLTLIASFMAWLFYLKLVEKIGGAKSGYMVALFPAIGGIASVLIGESTPSIYLVVGCLSSCIGAAIALGFGIRGQNDKLPVNVN, from the coding sequence ATGACAAATTTCATGTACATATTTTGCTTAATTGTATGGGGTCTTAATTTTATTGCGGTGAAAATTCAAGGAACACCAGTCAGTTTGGAATTATCATTAACATATCGTTTAGTTATGACAGCTTTTTTATTTTTAGTTCTTGTTTGGTTCCTTAAACCAAAAGGGAGACCACAAAGAAAAGATATCCCGTTTATAATAGTGTTTGGTGTATGTAACTTTGCATTAAGTTATCTGTGCCTTTATTACGCCACTATTTTGAGCTCTGCTGCAATTGTAACATTGATCTTTTCATTAAAGGTGATACTGACTCCGATTGCTCTCCGTGTTTTTTTAAAAGAGAAATTACATTCTCGCGTTTTTCTTGGGGGAATACTAGGTGTATTTGGCGTATGTGTCATCATCTATCCGACCTTAAATAATTTTCAAGGGCTCACTGATTTAAAAGGTATTATGATTGCTTTGTTAGGTACGATTCTTACAGCTATTGGTGATGCCAGTTCTGCAAGAAATGCTAAACTTAAGGTCGACCCTACCTATGCAAATGCTATTGGTTTTACAGTGGGCAGTGTTTTAATGGGGGCAATTGTACTGTTCCAAGGACAAAAAATTATACTTCCAACAACAGTTACATATTTATCTGCTTTGCTATATTTAACTTTGATTGCTTCTTTTATGGCTTGGCTATTTTATTTAAAACTTGTAGAAAAAATTGGAGGAGCAAAAAGTGGGTATATGGTAGCTCTATTCCCAGCAATTGGAGGGATTGCTTCTGTTTTAATTGGTGAATCAACACCATCAATTTATTTGGTAGTAGGTTGCCTATCTAGTTGTATTGGAGCTGCAATTGCTTTAGGGTTTGGAATTCGAGGACAGAATGATAAGCTGCCTGTAAATGTTAATTAA
- a CDS encoding IS110 family transposase, with amino-acid sequence MNFKMQNKQNQLIERITDQHLVVGVDIAQHVHVARAVNFRGIVVGKPLSFENNEEGFTSLLNWIQELKQMKNLDTTIVGMEPTGHYWINLSKWLVKQNMDVVTVNPHHVKRNKENRDNTQSKSDKKDALVIADMVKNGYYAFVRSTSESFEKLRVLMANRDVIVKRLVSSINQINRWVDVVFPELRQVFKDVSCKGAIATLRLFPTPAELCSLQPQDIVTGWKSCMKRHSGHKKARSLLVLAKRSIGTKQALDAYKLHLGQLLEEYDLASSQLERVTQEVTNVLEQIPFVKQILAIKGISEISLAGILGEAGDLSGFAHGNALLRHAGLHLAEASSGKWKGQIVLSKRGRSRLRRYIFLATMSLVMNNPEFKALHSNNVKVKKIKKMKSIMKLCGKLARVLVGIARNGSAYKPEMIFSIEQLAA; translated from the coding sequence ATGAATTTTAAAATGCAAAACAAACAAAATCAACTAATTGAGAGAATTACGGATCAACATCTAGTTGTTGGTGTGGATATTGCCCAACACGTACACGTGGCCCGTGCTGTAAACTTTCGGGGCATTGTGGTCGGGAAACCCCTTTCTTTTGAAAATAACGAGGAGGGTTTTACTAGCTTACTAAACTGGATCCAGGAACTAAAACAAATGAAAAATCTAGACACAACGATAGTCGGAATGGAACCTACCGGCCATTATTGGATAAACCTTTCAAAGTGGCTAGTCAAACAAAACATGGATGTCGTCACCGTCAATCCTCACCATGTCAAAAGAAACAAAGAAAATCGTGATAATACGCAATCCAAAAGTGATAAAAAAGATGCCCTTGTCATCGCTGATATGGTGAAGAATGGCTACTATGCCTTCGTTCGTTCCACTTCAGAATCATTTGAAAAACTTCGTGTCCTTATGGCTAACCGAGATGTGATCGTTAAGCGTCTTGTTAGCTCCATCAACCAAATTAATCGCTGGGTGGATGTTGTCTTTCCCGAGCTCCGGCAAGTGTTTAAAGACGTATCATGTAAAGGGGCAATCGCAACCCTACGCCTCTTTCCTACCCCAGCTGAATTATGTTCCTTACAGCCTCAAGATATCGTAACCGGATGGAAATCATGTATGAAGCGACATTCCGGGCATAAAAAAGCCCGTTCCCTGCTTGTATTGGCCAAGCGTTCAATTGGTACGAAACAAGCCCTTGATGCGTATAAACTTCATTTGGGACAGTTATTAGAGGAATATGATCTCGCTTCATCCCAACTCGAAAGAGTGACGCAAGAAGTCACAAACGTCTTGGAACAGATTCCATTCGTTAAGCAAATACTTGCCATTAAAGGAATCAGCGAGATTTCACTAGCGGGAATCTTAGGAGAAGCTGGAGATTTGAGTGGGTTCGCTCACGGGAATGCGCTCCTTCGTCATGCAGGATTGCATCTCGCTGAAGCAAGCTCTGGGAAGTGGAAAGGCCAAATTGTTCTTTCCAAACGTGGAAGATCACGCCTGCGGCGTTACATCTTCCTTGCGACCATGAGTCTGGTGATGAATAACCCTGAGTTTAAAGCCCTACACTCGAATAATGTTAAAGTGAAGAAGATTAAGAAAATGAAATCCATCATGAAACTTTGTGGAAAACTCGCCCGTGTCCTAGTAGGGATAGCTCGTAATGGCTCTGCCTATAAACCGGAAATGATCTTCTCAATTGAACAACTAGCAGCGTAA
- a CDS encoding vanadium-dependent haloperoxidase, with protein MDNEESMDECKMKNDKIAKDKNSCLLGPLSPAERREEAFDIRKDAARFYKNQPLVHHPCNGDEDRYPNKIASYTKAFPHNQLGEVNIQAYNKYLKALETGDPNDFEKIPLGGVVKLVNPQGAYAFELVGPDSHQLVIPAPPAFSSAEIAGEMVELYWQALARDIPFNIYNQDPLTNDAAKELSSLPVFRGPKKNGLVTTGTLFRGNLQGDLTGPYISQFLWKDVPFVSTKIIQRYRTTVPGDDHLTSYDDWLAVQNGSSPPTPNRFDPLPRYIRNGRDLGEWVHRDSSIDGGLIACYILLSFGRQALDPSNPYFNSATQVGFTTFGPPHILDFVTRASRPALEAVWFQKWLVHRSLRPEEFGGRIQNQKSGVDYPINPVVLNSEALAETFNKFGTYLLPQAYAEGAPAHPSYVSGHAALIGAMVTILKAYFNESFVIPDPVVASSDGLSLIPYEGPPLTIGGELNKLASNISIGRSFGGIHYRNDYFDGIMLGESMAIGIMRDYRKTYNEFFKGFSLTKFDGTKITI; from the coding sequence ATGGATAACGAAGAAAGTATGGATGAATGTAAAATGAAAAATGACAAAATTGCTAAGGACAAAAATTCGTGTCTTCTCGGTCCCTTATCTCCTGCTGAAAGACGTGAGGAGGCATTTGATATTCGTAAGGATGCTGCGAGATTCTATAAAAATCAGCCATTAGTTCACCATCCCTGTAATGGGGATGAAGATAGGTATCCAAATAAAATTGCCAGTTATACAAAAGCATTTCCGCATAATCAGTTAGGCGAGGTAAACATCCAAGCATATAATAAATATTTAAAAGCATTGGAAACAGGAGACCCTAACGACTTTGAGAAGATTCCACTGGGTGGCGTTGTTAAACTAGTAAATCCACAGGGTGCTTATGCATTCGAATTAGTCGGACCTGATAGTCACCAATTGGTTATTCCTGCACCACCAGCCTTTAGCAGTGCTGAAATAGCTGGAGAGATGGTTGAGCTTTATTGGCAAGCATTGGCACGGGATATTCCTTTCAATATATATAATCAAGACCCATTAACAAATGATGCTGCAAAAGAACTTTCCAGCCTGCCTGTTTTTCGGGGACCGAAAAAGAATGGACTAGTCACGACAGGTACCTTATTCCGAGGGAACCTTCAAGGCGACTTAACAGGGCCATATATTTCACAATTTTTATGGAAAGATGTCCCTTTTGTTTCAACTAAAATTATCCAGCGATACCGTACCACTGTTCCTGGGGACGACCATCTAACTTCTTACGACGACTGGCTGGCTGTACAAAACGGCTCCAGTCCTCCTACCCCAAATCGTTTTGACCCCCTACCTCGCTATATTCGAAATGGCCGGGATTTGGGAGAATGGGTACACAGGGATAGTTCCATTGATGGCGGGTTAATTGCTTGTTACATTTTGCTCAGTTTTGGCAGACAAGCTTTGGATCCGTCCAATCCTTACTTTAACTCTGCAACCCAGGTTGGTTTCACTACCTTTGGACCACCGCATATCTTGGACTTTGTGACAAGAGCTTCGCGTCCGGCTCTTGAGGCAGTTTGGTTCCAAAAATGGCTGGTCCATCGCAGTCTCCGTCCGGAGGAATTCGGCGGCCGAATTCAAAATCAGAAATCGGGTGTTGATTACCCGATCAATCCGGTAGTTCTGAATTCGGAAGCACTTGCCGAAACTTTTAATAAATTCGGCACCTATTTGCTACCTCAGGCATATGCAGAAGGAGCTCCTGCGCATCCATCCTATGTTTCCGGTCATGCAGCACTTATTGGAGCAATGGTAACAATACTGAAGGCCTACTTTAATGAATCGTTTGTAATCCCCGATCCGGTTGTTGCCAGTTCCGATGGTCTTTCCCTCATACCTTACGAAGGTCCGCCGCTTACGATAGGCGGGGAACTAAATAAACTTGCATCAAATATTTCCATCGGCCGGTCGTTCGGTGGTATTCACTACCGCAACGATTATTTCGATGGAATTATGCTCGGAGAATCTATGGCCATTGGGATAATGAGGGATTACAGAAAAACCTATAACGAGTTTTTCAAAGGATTCTCTCTCACAAAATTTGATGGGACAAAGATAACAATCTGA
- a CDS encoding DoxX family protein, with protein MIAIVMQVILAVFILVGGFIKLLRIPFQVEHWQHYQYPLWFMSVIGFIELIGAIGMIGGIWNRYLAIGSGVLFVLIMIGALHAHIFRAHQSIVMIIPAMICLILSIMVIIKNLTFA; from the coding sequence ATGATTGCTATTGTTATGCAAGTAATTTTAGCAGTTTTTATTTTAGTCGGAGGTTTCATAAAACTTTTACGTATCCCGTTTCAGGTTGAACATTGGCAGCATTATCAATATCCATTATGGTTCATGTCTGTAATTGGATTTATTGAACTTATTGGAGCAATAGGAATGATTGGGGGTATCTGGAATAGATACTTGGCTATAGGATCAGGTGTATTGTTTGTACTTATCATGATAGGAGCCCTACATGCTCATATTTTTCGAGCGCATCAATCTATTGTAATGATTATTCCTGCAATGATCTGTTTAATATTATCTATCATGGTGATTATCAAGAACTTAACGTTCGCTTAA
- a CDS encoding aminoglycoside phosphotransferase family protein: MDEIIKTLQDRVKFLQNATKIEKLSKGYSPDKKYVVYVDDNKFLLRVYDILGYEKKKAEFQILNKMKQFNVQSSQPIDIGIIEALNAGYNIYSYIDGVDAKEAIHTLKEEEQYKIGMEAGIQLSRMHLYEAPSTVKAWYDLVMDKHYRYLNAYKSCGIKIKNDEKIIDFIEKNKHHIKNRSNHFQHDDFHLENIIVKDKQYAGVIDFNNFDWGDPFHDFVKVALFQRELSIPFSIGQIEGYFDGSAPEDFWMLYSIYTGMVIFSSVVWSLRFAPGDLDAMITRLYVVLEDHQNFELLKPTWYEPNKLFS; this comes from the coding sequence ATGGATGAAATTATAAAAACTCTTCAAGACAGAGTAAAGTTTCTGCAAAACGCTACTAAAATTGAAAAACTATCAAAAGGGTACTCTCCCGATAAAAAATATGTAGTTTATGTTGATGATAACAAATTTTTGTTACGAGTATATGATATCTTGGGGTATGAAAAGAAGAAGGCAGAGTTTCAAATATTGAACAAAATGAAACAGTTTAATGTTCAATCATCACAGCCAATTGATATAGGTATTATTGAAGCATTAAACGCCGGTTATAATATTTATTCTTATATTGATGGTGTAGATGCAAAAGAGGCAATACATACACTTAAAGAAGAAGAACAATATAAAATTGGAATGGAAGCAGGTATACAACTATCGAGGATGCATTTATATGAAGCACCTTCAACAGTTAAAGCCTGGTATGACCTAGTGATGGATAAGCATTATAGATATCTAAATGCTTACAAATCCTGTGGTATAAAAATTAAAAATGATGAAAAAATTATTGATTTTATTGAGAAGAATAAACATCATATAAAAAATCGTTCCAATCACTTTCAGCATGATGATTTTCATCTGGAGAATATCATTGTGAAGGATAAGCAGTATGCTGGTGTAATTGATTTTAATAATTTTGATTGGGGAGATCCCTTTCATGACTTTGTAAAAGTAGCATTATTTCAAAGGGAATTAAGCATTCCATTTTCAATTGGACAAATTGAAGGGTATTTTGATGGTAGTGCTCCTGAAGATTTTTGGATGCTTTATTCTATCTATACGGGAATGGTTATCTTTTCATCAGTTGTATGGTCTTTACGATTTGCACCAGGCGATTTAGATGCAATGATAACACGATTATACGTTGTGTTGGAAGACCACCAAAACTTTGAGTTACTAAAACCTACATGGTATGAACCAAATAAGTTATTTAGCTAA